The Rubricoccus marinus nucleotide sequence CTGGCCAGGCCGCGCCCCGGCACCGCGTCGGCGCCGAGTGTGAGCACGAGGCGCGGCGGCGGTGCCGGGTGCGCGTCCTCTACGCCTCGGCGGATCGCGCGGATCACAGGCGACTCGGCGAGCACGCCCAGGCCGGCCCGGATTGTCGCCTCGCCAGAGGCCGGCGCGTACGCACCCTCGATTTCGTACGTCGGACCGATCTGCTCACCTAGCAGGTTCTGAACGTGCGCCCGTGCCGAGACCCACCCCTCGCCCGAGGGCGCGTAGATGGCGCCAGAGGCCGAAGACGGCAGCACAAAGTCCGTGATCGTCCCGCCGACGACGCCTCTGGCGCCCACGCCGACGTACACCCCCGTTTGAACCGACGGGAAGCTCATTTTCCCCGGAGACCACTGCAGCCCGAAAGTGGCCGCGACGCGTCCGGCGCCGGGAGGAGCGGGCGGCAGAACGGTGTGCGTCGTGGCGCCGCACCCACCGAGGAGGAGCGACGCGAGGACGAGCGCCAGAGGCCTCTTACGGGCTGCTCTCACGCGAGGCCGTGCGCTGCGGCCCACTCGCGGAGGCCGTCGCGGGCGTCTTCCGCGAGGTCCGGGACCGAGACGGCGATCTCGACGAAGAGGTCTCCGCGGCCTTTTTTGGTCTTTACGCCCTGACCGCGCACGCGGAACGAGGCGCCCGGCTGCGTGCCGGCGGGGATTTTGACGTTCACCTTCTGCCCGTACGGCGTCTCGATCTGCCTCGCCGTACCCAGCATGGCATCCACGGCGCTCACCGACTCGGTCACGCGGAGGTCGTCCCGTTCGCGCGCGAACCGGGGGCTCTCCTCCACCTCGAACGTGATGTAGAGGTCGCCTCTGGCGCCAGAGGGTCCGGCGTCGCCGCGGCCCTTGAGCCGGATCTTGGTGCCGTTGCGGACGCCTTCGGGGATCGTGATGCGGAGCGTCTCCCCGCCAGGGACCGTGATCTTGGACGGCCCGCCTTCGAGTGCTTCCCCGAACGAGAGCGTCATCGACGCGTCGATGTCGCGTCCACCAGTACCCGGACCTCGGGCGCCAGAGGCCGCGCCGGGCCGCGGGCCGCCAGCGGCGCCCCCGAACGGGCTCCCGCCTCCGCCGAACATCTGGCTGAAGATGTCGCCGAGGCCGTCGGCGCCGAAGACCTCGGCCTCTGGCGCGGGCCGCCAACGGCTCCCGTCGCCCGCGCCGCCCGAGAACGGCGAGCCGCCGCCGAACGGGGAGCCGCCGCGGCCGGCGAACGGGTTGCGGCGCATCTGGTCGTACTCCTTCCGCTTCGCCTCGTCCCCGACCACGTCGTAGGCGGACTGCACCTCCTTGAACCGGTTCTCTGCGGCGCTATCGCCCGCGTTGCGGTCCGGGTGGTACTTCTGAGCCAGCGTGCGGTACGCCTTTTTGATCTCCTTCTGAGAGGCGGTCTCGCTGACGCCAAGCGTCGCGTAATGGTCGGGGGCGGGCATGAGGGGTGGCGGCGTGCGCACCTCATACCCCGACCTCCCCCCAGAGCGTTCCCGAACGGCGCCAGAGGCCACGCGCGCGCGTTTCCAGAGCCGAGGCTAGGGGGAAAGCCGGAAGCGCAAGCCGCCTGGAATCCCTGCCGTTACACGTAGGGTTCGTTGGAGGCGCCTCGTGCGCTCCCTTCTCACCCTCCCTTCTCTGAACATGGCTCAGACCTGGTATTGGATCGGCCTAGTTGCGATGGCCGTTGGCTCCGGCGTCTTTGGCGTCGCCGCCGCGCGAGCGCCCGAACGCCGCTGGCAGATTCTCTGGACGCTCTACTTCTTTATCTGCCTTATCGCAGCCGTCCTCTACCTCGTGATGGCGACGGGCTTCGGCTCCTACGTCTCCGCCGACGGGACGAAAACGACGTGGGTGCGCTACGTGACGTGGTTTACCTCCACGCCGTTGCTGCTTCTCGCGCTGACGTACCTCGGGCGGAGCTCGATGCCGCTCGTGGCCTCGCTGCTGGGCGCCAACGCGTTCATGATCGCGACGGGCTTCGTGGCGACGATCCTCCCCGAGGACGCGCTGAGCCTCACGTGGTGGGCGATTTCCACCGGCGCGTACGTCGCGATCGCGTGGGCCTTCCTGGGCCGCTACAAGCGCGAGGCCAAGGCGGCCCTCCCGGCCTCTGGCGCCGTGTTCGACCGCATCGTGCTCGTCCACCTCATCCTCTGGACGGCCTACCCGGTCGTGTGGATGCTCTCGCCCGAAGGCCTCGACCTCGTGGGCGACGGGCCAGAGGCGCTGATGTTTACGATCCTCGACATCGCGGCCAAGGTCGGCTTCGGCTTCCTAGCGGCGAACTCGCTACGGCAGATCGAGCAGAACGGCGAGGCCGCCGCGTTCGAGCCCGGCGCTCCGGCCGTTGTGGCCTCTGGCGTTCGCGCGCGGGCCTAGTGGACCCGGAACGCGCCAGCCTGCAATCCGAAGACGACTCGACCTTCCACCGCCGTGCCGCCGTTGTGGGCACGGCGGCGCGGTGGGGCCTGGCCGTCGTGATCGGGCTGGCGCTGCTGGGCCTCTTCGGCGGCGTGGGGCCGCTCGTCTCCACCGAGGCCTCTGGCGCCAGAGGCCTCGGCGTCCGGTATGACCGCTTTGCGCGGCTGGACGCGCCGATGCGGCTGCGCGTTACGCTCCCTCGCGGGGACTCCGCCTTCGCAATCGTCGGCGGTTTCTCGCGCGACCTGAACGCGGAAAGCATCTCGCCTGCGCCAGAGGCCGAGGCCTCCGTCGGGGGCGGCGTGCGGTACGTGTTCGCCTCTGGCGAGGCGCCGACCCAGGTCGCCCTCGTGCTCCGCCCCGTTCGGTTCGGCGGCGTGGGCGGCGAGATCGTGCTGGACAGCGGGGACCGCGTGGCCGTCCGCACGTTCGTCTACCCCTGATATGGATGCTGTCCTCCGAGGCGTCGCGGTTTACGCCTTTCTCGTCCTCGTCTTCAGCGCGCTCGGGCGCCGCACGTTGGTGCAGACGACCAACTTCGACCTAGTGCTGGTCATCATCATCGGGCAGAGCACGCAGCTCGCGCTGCTGGGCGACGACTACTCGGTCACGAACGCGTTTTTGCTCATCGTGACGCTTCTCGGCGCGCACCTCGGGCTGGCGGCGATCAAGTCCCGGCTGCCGCGGGCGCAGCGCTGGCTGGGCGGCGGTCCGCCGCTGATCGTGGTGGAAAACGGGTACCTCCTGGAAACGCGCGCCGCGAGCGTCGGCGTCGGGCAAGACGACGTTCTCCTGGCCGCGCGCGAGCTCCACGGTCTGGAGCGGATGGACCAGGTGGCGTACGCGATCGTGGAGCGCACCGGAGCCATCTCCATCGTCCCCCGCGCCTGAGCCTCGGGATTCGGGTGCGGGCCTCTGGGGCCAGAGGCGCCCGCTTCGGCCTTGCGCGAGCGCGCCGGGCGGCGCAAGGTTGAGGACTGCGGTACGCGCCAGAGGCCACGGATGTAACTGACCGGCCTGTCGGCGCGTCCTGCTCACACTCCACCCCGATTCGATGCCGCCGTTCTCTCTCGCGAGCCGCCTCGCCGTTCTCGTCTTGCTCGCGAGTCTTGGCAGCGCCTCTGGCGCCCAGACGCTTTTGAAGGGCCGCGTGACCGACGCCGAGACGGGCGAGAGCCTGCCCGGCGCGAACGTGGCACTCCTGGACCGGGACGGCGCCGTGATCGGCGGCGCGGCCACCAACCTCGATGGCGACTTCGCGCTGCGCGTGGACGCGCTGCCGGCGCCTCTGGCGGTGCGGTTTATCGGCTACGAAACGGCGCGGCTTACCGTGACCGAGACGCCAGAGGCGCCCCTGGCGGTGGCGCTCGTGCCCTCGGCGGCAACGCTGGGCGCGATCACGGTGACGCCGGGCGAGGACCCTGCGGTGGCGCTGATGCGGCGCGTGATTGCTAGGACGCGCCAGCAGCGCGAGGCCATCGGGCCGTACGCGGTCACGGCCTACGGCCGCACGACGATCCTGGGCTCGGACGGCGACGTCGCGGGCGTCTCCGAGGCGGCCTCGGACGCGTACTGGTCGCCAGAGGCGGGATGGCGCGAGGCCGTCGTCGCGCAACGGGCGACGTCGAACCTGGGATCGGGCAGCGTCCCGGCGGTCGCCAGAGGCTTGGTGGACCTCCTCACCTCCGACATCCGCCTCTCGGGCCACCGCCTCATGGGGCCGACGCACCGCGACGCGCTCTCGGTGTACCGCTTCACCATCACCGGGAGCACGCAGATCGACGGCCGCCGCGTGACAGAGGTCACGTTGGAGCCTCGGCGGCGCACCGCCAGCGCGTTTGTAGGCACGCTGCTGATCCTGGAGGCGACCGCCGACGTGCTCGAAGCCGACCTGCGCCCCGGCCCGGCCTTTCTCTTCCCGCCGCCCATCCAGGTCTCGGGCGCGCGCTACCGCCAGCAGTACGTCCCCGTCGCCGCGGACTCCTCGCTGTGGCTCCCGGCCGACCTCCGCTCCGAGATCGGCATCGGCTTCGCGCTGGACCTCCTCGTCTCCGCCGACCCGATCACGATCCAGAGTGCGGTCCAGCTTTCCGGCTACCGCCTCGGCGTTGCCGCGCCGGACTCGCTTCTCGCCGGGCCTCTGGCGCAGCGCGCTCCCCAAGCAGACAGCACGCGCCTGGCGCAAGAGGCCGCGCCGCTGACGGACGCCGAGGCCGAGGCCTACGCCGCGGGCGACAGCCTGGGCTCCATCAACGAGGCGTGGGACTTCAAGGGGCCTCTGGCGGGGCTCCTGCGCCGCTCCATCCGCGAGGGCGAGCAGGCGGCGGCGGACTCGGCGCGCGCGCCCTTTTCGTTCTCGTTCGCGCCCGTTGTCGGCGCGAATCCGGGCGAGGGCTTCCGCGGCGGGCTCCGCCTGGGACTCCGCGCCGGGCCGCTCGCGGTCGCGCCAGAGGCGACCTACCGCACCGCCGATGGCGGGATCAACCTCGGCGCCGACGCGCGGCTGCGCCTCTGGCGAGGCGAGGACGTGAGGATTGGGCTCCTCGCGGACGCCTCCAAGGGCGTCGCGAGGCGGGCGTCGCCGCTCACGCCCGAGATCTACGCCGGCGTCAACGGCCGCGGCGGGTATTACGACCGCCAGAGGCTCGCCGTCGGGCTCGGCGCTTCGCACGGCGATCTCGGGACGGTGCGGACCGGCAACTTTATTCAGGTCACGGCCTCTGGCGAGGCGCGCGTGCGGTTCGTCGCCGAGAGCGCGCAGACGTTCAACCCCGGCTCCGCCGATGACGGCCCGCTGGATAGCGACCTACTCGGTCTGGGCCTGGACTTCCAGCGGCTCACCACGCGCTCGGTCCAGATGCAGGCGGGCGTCGGCACGCTGGAGGCGCCGTTGGGGCTGCTGCCGCGCCAGGCGATCCAGGTCAGCGCCGAGGCGGGCGAGTGGGTGCTCAACGGCACCTTCTGGACCGCCGAAGCCGCGCTCGACACCCGCTTCGCGACGTTCGCGCGACGCCGCGCCCTCGCGCCCGCGCTCGACGTGCGCCTCGCCGCCGGAGCCTCTGGCGGGAGCGTGCCGCTTACGCGCCTGCTCTCCGTGGACGGCGTGCTGGGCGAGGACGCCATCGCGTTCAGCCGCTTCGGCGTGCTCCGCACGCGGACCGGCGTGCCGTACGAAGGCGACCGCTACGCCGCTGCGTTCTGGGAGCACTCGTTCCGCTCCATCCCGTTCGAGATCCTCGGGCTCGGCGGTCTCGCAAAGCGCGGCTACAGCGTGATCCTCCACGGCGCCCACGCGCGCACGTGGCTGGACGCCGAGCGCGAGGCCGATCTCGGCGCGTTCGGCTATGCCCTCTCCCCCTCCGATGGCTGGCACCACGAGGTCGGCGTCTCGGTCAGCGGCATCCTCGGCCTCTTGCGCGTGGACCTCACCCAACGGCTGGACGCGCCGGATACGGTGGTGGGCTTTGGCCTCGCGCGGCTGTTCTAGACGCGAGGCCTCTGGCGCCCAAAGCCGCGCCCTCTGGCGCCAGAGGCTAGACCGTCGCGAGCGCGTCCAGGATCTGGCGGACGGACGCGCGCTGCGTGTAGTCCGCCTCCACGAAGGCCGCTCGGATCACGCCCGAGGCATCGATCACGTAGGTCGCCGGCACGGGGAGCTCCCAGAGATCGGTCCCGTTGTACGGCTCCAGATCGATGCCGACGGCCCGGTAGCGCTCGCGCGTGGCGGCATCCACCTGGAACGTGAGGCCGTACGCATCCGAGACCGCGCCGCCGGCGTCGCTGAGGACGGGGAACGCCAGCTCGTTCTTCTGCTGCATGGCGATGGACGAGTCCGGCGCCTGCGGCGAGATCGCGGCAAGCGTGGCGCCGGCGGCCTCGATCTCCGCGAGGCTCTCCTGGTAGTCGCGGAGCTGCGTGTTGCAGTAGGGGCACCACGCCCCGCGGTAGAACGTGAGCACGACGGGGCCTCTGGCGAGGAGGTCCGAGAGCTGCGTCGTGCTCCCGTCCACGCCCGGCAGCGCGAAATCGGGCGCCCGGTCCCCCACGTTGAGCGCGGTGTTGGCCGCCATCTCGGCCGTGACCGCAACGGTGTCCGCCTGCGCCACGTCGGCCGTCTCTGGCGCGGGCGCGTCGGGCTCGGTGCAGGCCGCTAGTGGCAGCAAAAGGGCGGGAACGAGGAGGCGAAGCATCGGGATCGGGGCGGTGGAGCGCATCAGACGACCGGGCGGCGGGAATGATCGCGCGCCCCTGGCGCCAGAGGCCTCAGCACTCCGGCACGCGGACGGAAACGTTCGCCGCGAGGCCGCCCTGCGAGGTCTCTTTGTACTTGTCGCTCATGTCCTCCGCCGTCTGGCGCAGCGTGACGATCACCTCGTCGAGCGAGACGAGCGCGCCAGAGGCGTCGCCCGCGAGGGCCAGCTCGGCGGCGTTGATGGCTTTGACGGCACCCATCGTGTTGCGCTCGATGCACGGCACCTGGACGAGCCCGCCGATGGGGTCGCAGGTCATCCCGAGGTGGTGCTCCATCGCGATCTCGGCCGCCATCAGGCTTTGCTCCACGGTCCCGCCCTGCGCCTCGCAGAGCGCCGCGGCGGCCATCGCGCTGCTCACGCCCACCTCGGCCTGACAGCCGCCCATCGCGGCCGAGATCGTCGCGCCCTTTTTAAAGAACGTCCCCACCTCCCCCGCGACGAGCAGGAAGTCCGCGATCTCGGCCTCGCCGACCTCCTCACCGGAAAAGCAGACGTGGTAGAGCAAGACGGCCGGGATCACGCCCGCGGCGCCGTTTGTCGGCGCCGTGACCACGCGGCCGAGGTTCGCGTTCTCCTCGTTGACCGCCAGGGCGAAGGCGCTGACCCATTTGAGCACCTCGGGGAAGCGCCACGTCCGCTCGCGGATGGTGCGCAGGAAGGCGTCGCTGTCGGGCGCGATCGCCGGGCGCGGGTCGGCCTCTGGCGTGGCGAACGGCGCCTCACCCGTTCCCATCGCGCTCGCGCCGTCACCCGCCGCGGCAGAGGCGCCGGCCTCCGAGGCGTAGAGCAGGCGGCGCGTGAGTGCGGCGGCGCGGCGCGTGACGCCGAGCCCACCGGGCAGCGTGCCGTCGGTGTGGCAGCCGCGGTAGACGCCCTCGCGCATCACGTCCCAGATCGCCATCAGCCTCTGGCGGACGGCGCGGTTCCGGTTCCACGCGCGCTCGTTCGCGCGCACCATGTCGGCGATGCGGAGCCCGTCGCGGCGGCAGTGCGCCAGGAGTTCGGCGGGCACCTGCGCCGGGTACGGGAGCCGGACCGGCGGGCCGCTGGCGCCCGAGGTCTCCCCCTCGCCCAGCACGAAGCCGCCGCCGATGGAGAAGTACGTGGACGCGTGCTCCTCCCCGCCCGCGAGCGCGACGCAGCGCATCGCGTTGGCGTGCCCCGGCAGGCGCTCGGACGGGTGGAAGACGATGTCCGTCGCCGGATCGAACGGGATCGGCCCGCCCGCCAGAGGCAGCGTTTTGGACAGCGCGAGGTCGGCGACGAGGCCGGGGATGGCGTCGACGGGGATCGTGACCGGGTCGTAGCCGAGCAGCGCGAGGCACACGGCTTGGTCCGTGCAGTGGCCGCGGCCGGTCAGCGCGAGCGAACCGTAGAGGTGCACCCGCACGGCCTCTGGCGCGATCCCCGCCGCGTCCAGCTCGCCCAGCCAGCGCTGCACGGCGCGCCACGGCCCCAGCGTGTGCGAGCTGGACGGCCCGACGCCGATTTTGAGCATGTCGAAAACGCTGAGGGCTTCCACGGAGTACGCGCGAGAGGAATCGCGCAAGGTCGCGCCAGAGGCGCGCTCGGGTGTCGTTTTGTGAGCCTCTGGCGCTAGGTTGCCGCCCTGCCAAGCTCTGAGCCGCCAGAGGCCCCATGCTTCCTGATTCGCGCGAGACGCCGGACCTCGCCTCGCGCCGCTCGCGCGACCGACCGCCCCGCCGCCCCCCGATGGGCATGGCGCTCCCGGTGCCCCCCCAGACCGTTCCCCCCGTGGCCGAAACCCTCCGCTCCTTTCTCGACCGCTACGCCGACGCGTACGCCGCCCTCGACGCCGAGACGCTCGCCACGATGTACACCATGCCGTGCTTCTTCGTAGGCAGCGGTCAAACGGCGTCCTTCGATACGCCGCAAGCACTCCTGCGCCACCTCGGTTTCGTGGCCGAGATGCGCCGCGAGCAAAGCATCGGCTCCGCCGTGCCCACGCGCGTGCAAACCCTCGCCGATGGCGGCGCGCAAACGGCGGTCCTCGTCCACTGGATCATCGAGCGCGCGGAGCAGACGCCGCTGCGCTTCCGGAGCCTGTACCACCTGGTCCAGAACGACGGCCGCTGGCACATCGCCGTTTCGGCCTCGCTGGACGAGTAGCCCACGCTGGTTGCCTCTGGCGCCAGAGGCCATCCCGCATTCCTCCCTATCCCGTATCTCCCATCCCTCCATGCAGATCCTCTCCGCCTCTGGCGCTCCCGCCGCCGTCGGTCCGTACAGCCACGCCGTCCGCGCGAACGGGCTCCTGTTCTGCTCCGGGCAGGTCGCGCTGGACCCCGAGAAGGGCGTCCTCGTGGGCGAGGACGTGGCGACGCAGACGCATCAGGTGTTTGCCAACATCCGCGCCGTGCTGGGCGAGGCGGGCCTCACGCTCTCCGACGTGGCCAAAACGACGGTCTACCTCCAGACCATGGACGACTTCGGCACGATGAACGGCATCTACGCCGAGCACTTCGGCGACCACAAGCCGGCGCGCTCGACGGTCGCCGTGGCGGGCCTGCCGGTCGGCGCGCTCGTGGAGATCGAGGTGCTGGCGGTGCTGAAAGAGGGATAAGGGCTGGAGGCGGGAGAGGGATGCGGGCCTCTACTCCTCCCCTCCCCACCACTCCAGCGTGCCTTCATAAACGAACTCGGCCGGGCCGCTTAGCGTGAGGCCACGCACCTCGCCGTCAACGACCTGAAAGCCGACGCCGAGCGTGCCGCCGGGCATCTCCACCGCGATGCTGTCCGCGTCCACGCCGCCCGCGAGCCGCGCGACAAGAGCCGCCGCCATCGCGCCGGTTCCGCACGCCAGCGTCTCGGCCTCGACGCCTTTCTCGAACGTGCGGACGCGGATCCGCTCGCCTCTGGCGCCAGAGGCCGCCGCGCGCTGCACGAAGTTGACGTTGGTGCCGGCCGGGGCGAAGGCGGGGTCGTGGCGCAGCCGCTCGCCCTCGGTTGCGACCGGCGCAGCGTCCACGTCCTCCACGAACACGACGGCGTGCTCGGTCCCGGTCCAGATCTGGTGCACGTCTCCGAGGTCGCTCGTGGCGCCAGAGGCTCCGAAACCTCGCGGCGACGGCACGTCGAGCATGACGCTTGCGGGGGCGTCCGCCTCTGGCGTGACGCGTGCGGTGTAGCGGCCTCCGTCGGTCATGAACGCGAGGCGCGTGCCCTCTGGCGTATCGCGGCCGAGCCCGGCGCGCGCGGCGAACCGCGCGAGGCAGCGCGCGCCGTTGCCGCACATCGTGGCGAGGGAGCCGTCGGCGTTGCGGTAGCGCATGCGGAAGTCGGTCCCGCCAGAGGCATCCCCTTCTGCGGCGCCGTCGCCAGAGGCGGCCTCTGGCGGATCGAGCGCGAGCAGCCCGTCGGCGCCGACGCCGGTCCAGCGGGGGCAGACGCGCCGCGCGAGGGCTTCGAGTTCGGCCTCGGAAAAGCGCAGGAAGCGGTTGTCGAGGACCACGAAGTCGTTGCCCGCCCCGTTCATTTTGGTGAACGGGACGATTAGGGGCTGTCGCTGGATCATGGCGGCGGGGTGCGAGAGAGAAAGGTGCCGCGCGAAGCCTCTGGCGTCAAACGAACCCTCTGCGCTGTCGCGGTAGGCCTGCCCACTGCGGGCCGTGCGGCCTCTGGCGCGAGGGCAAGCGCCGCGCGGGTACTTTGAGGCCTCTTCTCCTGCTGCCATGACCTCACCTCTCTCGCTGGGCTTTGTCGGCTCCCCGGGGCGCGTTGTCCCGCCAGAGGCCGCGCTCGTGGGCGTCGTCGGCGAGACGACGGCGCAGACGGCGGACTGGGCGCGGGAGGCGGGCGCGCAGCCGTTCGCGAACGCGGCGGACCTGGCGGGCTCGTGCGACGTGGTCGCGGTCGCGAGCGACCCGGCGCAGCGGGCGGCAGACGCGCGCGCGGCGCTCGGGCAAGGCGCGCACGTGTTCGCGGCGTGGCCGCCAGCGGCGTCGGTCGAGGAGGCCGAGGGGCTCGCCGCTCGCGCCGAAGAGGCCGGCGCGGAAGTGGCCGTGGAGCGCCCGCTGCCTCTGGCGGCCGTCGTGGCCGCGAGGCCGGAGGGCTGGGCCGCGCGCCTCGTCGCGCTCGACCTCGCAGGCGCCGACCCGACCGAGGGCTTGGACCTCCCGTGGCCGCGCCGCCTGGCGGGCGCGCTCGACGCCGTGATGGCGCTCGTCCGCTCCGGTGCCATCGCGCACTTGGACGTGCAGGCCGACCGCGAGGACGCCCGCGTCCGCTCGTTTCTCGCCAGCCTGCGCTTCAAAACCGGCGCCTACGCCCATATCGGCATCCGCGACGAGGCCGAAGGCTGGCCACAATCCGTGCGCCTGGCGGCCTCTGGCGGCGGCGTGCGCCTAAGCGCGCGCTCGCTGCGCGGCCCGATCTGCATCGAAGGCGCCGCGTCGGTCCCCGAGCCCGACGCCACCGGGCTGGCCGCGTTTGTGGCCTCGCTCGCCCACGGGCACGTGCCCGCCAGCGGCCCCGGCGCGCTCGCGCTCTCGGACGCCGTCGCGCTGATGCGGCTCGCCGAGCGCGTGCAAGCAGCCATGCGCGGGCCGAGCCTGGGCCGCGGCTAGCCTCTGGCGCCAGAGGCCGCCGGCGCCTGCGCCTCTGAACCCGCCAGAGGC carries:
- a CDS encoding DnaJ C-terminal domain-containing protein, whose product is MPAPDHYATLGVSETASQKEIKKAYRTLAQKYHPDRNAGDSAAENRFKEVQSAYDVVGDEAKRKEYDQMRRNPFAGRGGSPFGGGSPFSGGAGDGSRWRPAPEAEVFGADGLGDIFSQMFGGGGSPFGGAAGGPRPGAASGARGPGTGGRDIDASMTLSFGEALEGGPSKITVPGGETLRITIPEGVRNGTKIRLKGRGDAGPSGARGDLYITFEVEESPRFARERDDLRVTESVSAVDAMLGTARQIETPYGQKVNVKIPAGTQPGASFRVRGQGVKTKKGRGDLFVEIAVSVPDLAEDARDGLREWAAAHGLA
- a CDS encoding bacteriorhodopsin, with product MAQTWYWIGLVAMAVGSGVFGVAAARAPERRWQILWTLYFFICLIAAVLYLVMATGFGSYVSADGTKTTWVRYVTWFTSTPLLLLALTYLGRSSMPLVASLLGANAFMIATGFVATILPEDALSLTWWAISTGAYVAIAWAFLGRYKREAKAALPASGAVFDRIVLVHLILWTAYPVVWMLSPEGLDLVGDGPEALMFTILDIAAKVGFGFLAANSLRQIEQNGEAAAFEPGAPAVVASGVRARA
- a CDS encoding DUF421 domain-containing protein, with protein sequence MDAVLRGVAVYAFLVLVFSALGRRTLVQTTNFDLVLVIIIGQSTQLALLGDDYSVTNAFLLIVTLLGAHLGLAAIKSRLPRAQRWLGGGPPLIVVENGYLLETRAASVGVGQDDVLLAARELHGLERMDQVAYAIVERTGAISIVPRA
- a CDS encoding DUF5686 family protein — its product is MPPFSLASRLAVLVLLASLGSASGAQTLLKGRVTDAETGESLPGANVALLDRDGAVIGGAATNLDGDFALRVDALPAPLAVRFIGYETARLTVTETPEAPLAVALVPSAATLGAITVTPGEDPAVALMRRVIARTRQQREAIGPYAVTAYGRTTILGSDGDVAGVSEAASDAYWSPEAGWREAVVAQRATSNLGSGSVPAVARGLVDLLTSDIRLSGHRLMGPTHRDALSVYRFTITGSTQIDGRRVTEVTLEPRRRTASAFVGTLLILEATADVLEADLRPGPAFLFPPPIQVSGARYRQQYVPVAADSSLWLPADLRSEIGIGFALDLLVSADPITIQSAVQLSGYRLGVAAPDSLLAGPLAQRAPQADSTRLAQEAAPLTDAEAEAYAAGDSLGSINEAWDFKGPLAGLLRRSIREGEQAAADSARAPFSFSFAPVVGANPGEGFRGGLRLGLRAGPLAVAPEATYRTADGGINLGADARLRLWRGEDVRIGLLADASKGVARRASPLTPEIYAGVNGRGGYYDRQRLAVGLGASHGDLGTVRTGNFIQVTASGEARVRFVAESAQTFNPGSADDGPLDSDLLGLGLDFQRLTTRSVQMQAGVGTLEAPLGLLPRQAIQVSAEAGEWVLNGTFWTAEAALDTRFATFARRRALAPALDVRLAAGASGGSVPLTRLLSVDGVLGEDAIAFSRFGVLRTRTGVPYEGDRYAAAFWEHSFRSIPFEILGLGGLAKRGYSVILHGAHARTWLDAEREADLGAFGYALSPSDGWHHEVGVSVSGILGLLRVDLTQRLDAPDTVVGFGLARLF
- a CDS encoding peroxiredoxin-like family protein, producing the protein MLRLLVPALLLPLAACTEPDAPAPETADVAQADTVAVTAEMAANTALNVGDRAPDFALPGVDGSTTQLSDLLARGPVVLTFYRGAWCPYCNTQLRDYQESLAEIEAAGATLAAISPQAPDSSIAMQQKNELAFPVLSDAGGAVSDAYGLTFQVDAATRERYRAVGIDLEPYNGTDLWELPVPATYVIDASGVIRAAFVEADYTQRASVRQILDALATV
- a CDS encoding L-serine ammonia-lyase, iron-sulfur-dependent, subunit alpha; this translates as MEALSVFDMLKIGVGPSSSHTLGPWRAVQRWLGELDAAGIAPEAVRVHLYGSLALTGRGHCTDQAVCLALLGYDPVTIPVDAIPGLVADLALSKTLPLAGGPIPFDPATDIVFHPSERLPGHANAMRCVALAGGEEHASTYFSIGGGFVLGEGETSGASGPPVRLPYPAQVPAELLAHCRRDGLRIADMVRANERAWNRNRAVRQRLMAIWDVMREGVYRGCHTDGTLPGGLGVTRRAAALTRRLLYASEAGASAAAGDGASAMGTGEAPFATPEADPRPAIAPDSDAFLRTIRERTWRFPEVLKWVSAFALAVNEENANLGRVVTAPTNGAAGVIPAVLLYHVCFSGEEVGEAEIADFLLVAGEVGTFFKKGATISAAMGGCQAEVGVSSAMAAAALCEAQGGTVEQSLMAAEIAMEHHLGMTCDPIGGLVQVPCIERNTMGAVKAINAAELALAGDASGALVSLDEVIVTLRQTAEDMSDKYKETSQGGLAANVSVRVPEC
- a CDS encoding nuclear transport factor 2 family protein, with the translated sequence MLPDSRETPDLASRRSRDRPPRRPPMGMALPVPPQTVPPVAETLRSFLDRYADAYAALDAETLATMYTMPCFFVGSGQTASFDTPQALLRHLGFVAEMRREQSIGSAVPTRVQTLADGGAQTAVLVHWIIERAEQTPLRFRSLYHLVQNDGRWHIAVSASLDE
- a CDS encoding RidA family protein codes for the protein MQILSASGAPAAVGPYSHAVRANGLLFCSGQVALDPEKGVLVGEDVATQTHQVFANIRAVLGEAGLTLSDVAKTTVYLQTMDDFGTMNGIYAEHFGDHKPARSTVAVAGLPVGALVEIEVLAVLKEG
- the dapF gene encoding diaminopimelate epimerase — its product is MIQRQPLIVPFTKMNGAGNDFVVLDNRFLRFSEAELEALARRVCPRWTGVGADGLLALDPPEAASGDGAAEGDASGGTDFRMRYRNADGSLATMCGNGARCLARFAARAGLGRDTPEGTRLAFMTDGGRYTARVTPEADAPASVMLDVPSPRGFGASGATSDLGDVHQIWTGTEHAVVFVEDVDAAPVATEGERLRHDPAFAPAGTNVNFVQRAAASGARGERIRVRTFEKGVEAETLACGTGAMAAALVARLAGGVDADSIAVEMPGGTLGVGFQVVDGEVRGLTLSGPAEFVYEGTLEWWGGEE
- a CDS encoding Gfo/Idh/MocA family oxidoreductase; this encodes MTSPLSLGFVGSPGRVVPPEAALVGVVGETTAQTADWAREAGAQPFANAADLAGSCDVVAVASDPAQRAADARAALGQGAHVFAAWPPAASVEEAEGLAARAEEAGAEVAVERPLPLAAVVAARPEGWAARLVALDLAGADPTEGLDLPWPRRLAGALDAVMALVRSGAIAHLDVQADREDARVRSFLASLRFKTGAYAHIGIRDEAEGWPQSVRLAASGGGVRLSARSLRGPICIEGAASVPEPDATGLAAFVASLAHGHVPASGPGALALSDAVALMRLAERVQAAMRGPSLGRG